The following coding sequences are from one Helicobacter sp. 12S02232-10 window:
- a CDS encoding heavy metal translocating P-type ATPase, whose product MQKYYIQDIGCVDSAEKIERELQKLPYVKSVRVSFSTNTLFLETSDFEKTRDFLKKLNLEISPIQEKVESKKISFLPIISIIVLFFAGILLLHFSDLKSLHILAYILLGGVYLYSGKEVFLGAYHNFKRGQIFDENVLMLSATIAAFFIGAYEEAVSVMVFFAAGEFLQDFAVSRSKNSIKALLDVAPNVAYIKQNDKIIQTTPQQLKINDILIVKAGEKIPTDGIVLKGKSTLDQRALTGESIPLSVKAGKKVLGGSINLDGMLEISVEKLYEDSSVAKIIELVQTAANKKSRTEKFITVFAKYYTPIVFFIAILVAILPPLAGYGSFNDWIYRGLVVLMVSCPCALVISIPLGYFGGIGAASKNGILIKGANNLETLAQVKNIAFDKTGTLTKGVFKVTEIVPEKGFSKEDILKYANCSQALSNHPIAISIKAAYKDHHVHHIEEYEEISGHGIKAKCNADLIIAGNDKILHKFDIPHNQCDIEGTVVHIATNGKYIGHIIISDELKDDTQKGIQELKDLGIENICILSGDNNYATKKVADMLHCGYYANLLPEEKAQKFEEFKKSHQGKTIFVGDGINDAPTLASADAGISMGSASDVSKESADIIITNNSITSVAKAFKIAKKTKKIIWQNIIFALGVKTIFIVLGLFGLATLWEAVFGDVGVALIALANAMRAMRV is encoded by the coding sequence ATGCAAAAGTATTACATCCAAGATATAGGTTGCGTAGATAGTGCTGAAAAAATAGAACGCGAACTCCAAAAGTTGCCCTATGTTAAAAGCGTTCGAGTTTCTTTTAGCACAAATACTCTTTTTTTAGAAACTAGTGATTTTGAAAAAACGCGAGATTTTCTTAAAAAACTCAATCTTGAAATTTCTCCTATCCAAGAAAAAGTCGAGTCGAAAAAAATCAGTTTTTTGCCTATCATCAGTATTATTGTTTTATTTTTTGCAGGAATTCTTCTACTCCACTTTTCAGACTTGAAATCTCTGCATATCCTCGCTTATATTTTACTTGGAGGCGTTTATCTTTACTCTGGAAAAGAAGTTTTTTTAGGGGCTTATCATAATTTTAAAAGAGGACAAATTTTTGATGAAAATGTATTGATGCTCTCAGCCACAATCGCAGCCTTTTTTATCGGAGCTTATGAGGAAGCAGTATCAGTAATGGTATTTTTTGCCGCAGGAGAATTTTTACAAGATTTTGCTGTCTCTCGATCAAAAAATTCTATCAAAGCCCTCCTTGATGTAGCCCCAAATGTTGCTTATATCAAACAAAATGACAAAATCATTCAAACAACTCCACAGCAACTCAAAATCAATGATATTTTAATCGTAAAAGCAGGTGAAAAAATACCTACAGATGGCATCGTATTGAAAGGAAAAAGCACCCTAGATCAAAGAGCCCTTACAGGAGAATCTATCCCCTTAAGCGTTAAAGCTGGCAAAAAAGTCTTAGGGGGAAGTATCAATCTTGATGGTATGCTTGAAATTTCGGTAGAAAAACTTTATGAAGACTCTTCAGTAGCAAAAATCATTGAACTCGTTCAAACTGCTGCAAACAAAAAATCTCGGACTGAAAAATTCATCACGGTATTTGCCAAATACTATACCCCAATAGTATTTTTCATTGCCATACTAGTGGCAATACTTCCCCCATTAGCTGGATATGGAAGTTTTAATGATTGGATTTATCGGGGGTTAGTTGTTTTAATGGTAAGTTGTCCGTGTGCTTTAGTGATTTCAATACCTTTGGGTTATTTTGGAGGGATTGGTGCAGCAAGCAAAAATGGGATTCTTATCAAAGGTGCCAATAATTTGGAAACTTTAGCTCAAGTAAAAAATATTGCTTTTGATAAAACTGGTACGCTGACAAAAGGAGTATTTAAAGTTACTGAAATAGTTCCTGAGAAAGGATTTTCAAAAGAAGACATTCTAAAATATGCAAATTGCTCCCAAGCCCTCTCCAATCATCCCATTGCCATCTCCATTAAAGCAGCCTATAAAGATCATCACGTTCATCATATAGAAGAATATGAAGAAATAAGCGGGCACGGAATTAAAGCAAAATGCAATGCAGATCTTATTATTGCAGGCAATGATAAGATTTTACACAAATTCGACATTCCCCATAATCAATGTGACATTGAAGGCACTGTCGTTCATATTGCTACAAACGGAAAATATATCGGGCATATTATCATTTCTGATGAACTCAAAGATGACACCCAAAAAGGCATTCAAGAACTAAAAGATCTAGGAATTGAAAATATATGCATTTTAAGTGGGGACAACAACTATGCGACCAAAAAAGTAGCTGATATGTTGCATTGCGGCTATTATGCCAATCTTTTACCTGAAGAAAAAGCCCAAAAGTTTGAAGAATTCAAAAAATCACATCAGGGAAAAACAATCTTTGTAGGCGATGGCATCAACGATGCTCCGACTTTAGCAAGTGCAGATGCAGGTATCAGTATGGGTAGCGCAAGTGATGTGAGCAAAGAAAGCGCAGATATTATCATCACTAACAATTCAATCACATCAGTCGCAAAAGCATTTAAAATCGCCAAAAAAACAAAAAAAATCATCTGGCAAAACATTATTTTTGCCTTAGGTGTGAAAACAATTTTTATCGTGCTGGGACTTTTTGGTTTAGCAACGTTATGGGAAGCTGTTTTTGGTGATGTCGGAGTTGCTTTGATTGCATTGGCAAACGCTATGAGGGCAATGCGAGTTTAA
- a CDS encoding YifB family Mg chelatase-like AAA ATPase, with product MVNKILCATKSGISAKIVEVEVTFSRSLPGFVISGLVNNAIQEARQRIHSALQNNGFSFPPLKIIVNLSPSDLPKNGSHFDLPIAILIVLQKENIAPKKWFAFGELGLDGKIKYNDNIYPLLLDIALLSPQANVIVPKGGKDLFCLIPNLNFYYADHINEALEIIKQEDPVPDTYSKDLGFASFEIKNERYYYPNDFELDFSEVKGQKIAKRAALIAASGFHNIIFEGSPGCGKSMIAKRMKYILPPLTIKDMINSVKLQTLSGQEACYSPLRSFRNPHQNASKSSILGSATQTDSKPGEIALAHNGILFFDELPHFKKDILESLREPLENNQLIVSRVHSKIQYDTSFLFIGAQNPCPCGNLLSKHKTCRCQDKEIISYKNRLSEPFMDRIDLFVQMNETEENAKPSISSKEMQQQVFNAFKIQILRGQKNLNGKLDEKEINRFCVLESDAQNLLSQAISRFGFSERSVNKIKKLSRTIADLENNETIKKNHILEALSYRRS from the coding sequence ATGGTTAATAAAATTTTATGCGCTACTAAGTCTGGAATATCTGCAAAAATTGTCGAAGTCGAAGTAACGTTTAGTCGATCGCTTCCTGGATTTGTAATTTCAGGTCTTGTAAATAATGCCATTCAAGAAGCAAGACAAAGAATCCATTCAGCCCTCCAAAATAACGGCTTCTCTTTCCCTCCCTTAAAAATCATTGTCAATCTATCGCCATCAGATCTCCCTAAAAATGGCAGTCATTTCGATCTACCAATTGCAATTTTAATCGTCTTACAAAAAGAAAACATTGCACCTAAAAAATGGTTTGCATTTGGCGAACTAGGTCTTGATGGCAAAATAAAATACAACGACAATATCTATCCTCTACTTCTTGACATAGCTCTTTTATCACCACAAGCAAACGTGATTGTGCCAAAAGGAGGCAAAGATTTGTTTTGCTTGATTCCAAATTTAAATTTCTATTATGCCGATCATATTAACGAAGCCTTAGAGATCATCAAACAAGAAGATCCAGTCCCTGATACCTATTCTAAAGATTTGGGTTTTGCCTCCTTTGAAATTAAAAACGAACGCTACTATTATCCAAATGATTTTGAACTTGACTTTTCTGAAGTCAAAGGTCAAAAAATTGCCAAAAGAGCAGCCTTAATAGCTGCAAGCGGTTTTCATAACATCATTTTTGAAGGCAGTCCGGGATGTGGCAAAAGTATGATTGCAAAACGAATGAAATATATCTTGCCCCCACTCACAATCAAAGATATGATCAACTCTGTCAAACTCCAAACTCTTAGCGGGCAAGAAGCTTGCTATAGTCCCTTACGAAGCTTTAGAAATCCCCATCAAAACGCTTCAAAATCAAGCATCTTAGGTTCTGCAACCCAAACAGATTCTAAACCTGGGGAAATCGCTTTAGCACACAATGGAATTTTATTTTTTGACGAACTGCCTCATTTTAAAAAAGATATTCTTGAGTCTCTGCGCGAACCATTGGAAAATAATCAGCTTATTGTCTCTAGAGTTCATAGTAAAATCCAATATGACACTTCTTTTCTCTTCATAGGGGCGCAAAATCCCTGTCCCTGCGGAAATCTCTTAAGCAAGCACAAAACTTGTCGCTGCCAAGATAAAGAAATTATCTCTTATAAAAATCGTTTGAGCGAGCCCTTTATGGATCGGATTGATTTATTTGTCCAAATGAATGAAACGGAAGAAAATGCCAAACCAAGCATTTCTTCCAAAGAAATGCAACAACAAGTTTTTAATGCTTTCAAAATCCAAATATTGCGAGGACAAAAAAATCTTAATGGTAAATTAGATGAAAAAGAAATCAATCGCTTCTGTGTGCTTGAATCTGATGCTCAAAATCTTCTTTCTCAAGCAATTTCTCGATTTGGATTTTCAGAACGCTCCGTAAATAAAATCAAAAAGCTTTCTAGGACGATTGCAGATTTGGAAAATAATGAAACGATTAAAAAAAATCATATTCTTGAAGCTTTAAGCTACAGAAGATCTTGA
- the def gene encoding peptide deformylase: MAILEVLKYPNPTLRKISQEVKNFDEDLHRLLDNMYETMNSKNGVGLAAIQVGVQKRVLLINIPRDDNEQYQEDLLEIINPVFLKKEGSLKWNEGCLSIPEFYEEIDRFEKITLAYQDRFGNKKILQGEGLLSIAIQHEIDHLNGILFVDKLPILKRKKFEKELKKIQKESK; the protein is encoded by the coding sequence ATGGCTATTTTAGAAGTTCTAAAATATCCCAATCCAACACTCAGAAAAATATCCCAAGAAGTCAAAAATTTTGATGAAGATTTACATCGCCTTTTAGATAATATGTATGAAACAATGAATTCAAAAAATGGGGTCGGACTTGCTGCCATTCAAGTAGGAGTCCAAAAACGAGTGCTTCTTATCAATATCCCTAGAGATGATAATGAACAATATCAAGAAGATCTCCTTGAAATCATCAATCCTGTATTTTTGAAAAAAGAAGGCTCTCTAAAATGGAACGAAGGTTGTTTATCTATACCTGAGTTTTATGAAGAAATTGATCGATTTGAAAAAATTACCCTTGCTTATCAAGATCGCTTCGGAAATAAAAAAATACTTCAGGGTGAAGGTCTTTTAAGCATTGCTATCCAGCACGAAATCGACCATCTTAATGGGATTTTATTCGTTGATAAACTTCCTATCTTGAAACGCAAAAAATTTGAAAAAGAACTCAAAAAAATCCAAAAGGAATCCAAATAA
- a CDS encoding diguanylate cyclase, with the protein MGKIKEETPEFGSNIFFGKLDPEIPQSNENNSEYILEDQVAGKANEIAQDTLKKLEEEDLPPLPANYQLYFERLLEKEESSFKEKIQNVMDLQSIGEDRAISFEKNMEDGFKNIKQILDIIAVLYKNLQLMQTITDKHTKNIEKIDNKIALSNAIAIFVKDIDKINSITSSQLSQIKDLYQKTAKVISDINQNTIYDSRFGIYNKRYFISLIEKETKLMEEFTHSSSVLVMALSKKIQQDIDKKSTQMILLKNIAKLLLKTSRRSDIIGYLGDGIFGIGLKYSDLESAIKAADRFINSVRTTNIFLGDRDISLNVSVGIAKISPQRNSEESLNSALSALTMALDEKMDYKIFPQDEE; encoded by the coding sequence ATGGGAAAAATAAAAGAAGAAACCCCTGAATTTGGAAGCAATATTTTCTTTGGAAAACTAGATCCTGAAATTCCCCAATCAAATGAAAATAATAGTGAATATATTCTTGAGGATCAAGTAGCAGGAAAAGCAAACGAAATTGCCCAAGATACCTTAAAAAAGCTTGAAGAAGAAGATCTTCCTCCACTTCCAGCAAATTATCAGCTTTATTTTGAACGCTTGCTTGAAAAAGAAGAATCTTCTTTTAAAGAAAAAATTCAAAACGTTATGGATCTCCAATCCATTGGCGAAGATCGTGCTATTTCTTTTGAAAAAAATATGGAAGATGGGTTTAAAAATATCAAACAAATCCTAGATATCATTGCAGTGCTTTATAAAAACTTACAATTAATGCAAACTATCACTGATAAACACACCAAAAATATTGAAAAAATTGATAACAAAATAGCTCTTTCAAATGCTATTGCTATTTTTGTAAAAGATATTGACAAAATCAATTCCATCACTTCATCACAGCTCTCTCAAATCAAAGATCTTTATCAAAAAACTGCTAAAGTTATTTCAGATATCAACCAAAATACAATTTATGATTCGCGTTTTGGAATTTATAACAAACGCTATTTTATAAGCTTGATTGAAAAAGAAACCAAACTAATGGAGGAATTTACCCATTCCTCAAGTGTTTTAGTAATGGCATTATCTAAAAAAATCCAACAAGACATTGACAAAAAATCAACCCAAATGATTCTGCTCAAAAATATTGCAAAATTACTTTTAAAAACTTCAAGAAGAAGCGATATTATCGGGTATCTTGGAGATGGAATATTTGGTATCGGATTAAAATACTCTGACCTTGAAAGTGCCATAAAAGCAGCAGATAGATTCATTAACTCCGTAAGAACAACAAACATATTTTTGGGAGATAGAGATATTTCCCTAAATGTCTCTGTAGGAATTGCCAAAATTTCTCCCCAAAGAAATTCTGAAGAATCCTTAAATTCAGCTCTTTCTGCCTTAACAATGGCTCTTGATGAGAAGATGGATTATAAAATTTTTCCACAGGATGAGGAATAA
- the clpP gene encoding ATP-dependent Clp endopeptidase proteolytic subunit ClpP has translation MNYIPYVIEKTGRGERSYDIYSRLLKDRIILLSGEIDDAVASSIVAQLLFLEAEDPEKDINLYINSPGGVITSAFSIYDTMNYIRPDICTICIGQAASAGAFLLSCGTKGKRYSLPHSRIMIHQPLGGAQGQATDIEIQAKEILRLKSILNEIMAKNTSQTLKKISQDTERDFFMSAQEAKEYGIIDKVLEKSLK, from the coding sequence ATGAATTATATTCCTTATGTAATCGAAAAAACCGGTAGAGGAGAGAGAAGTTATGATATTTACTCACGACTTCTTAAAGATCGTATCATTCTCTTAAGCGGAGAAATCGATGATGCAGTGGCCTCTTCTATAGTAGCGCAGCTGTTATTTTTAGAGGCTGAAGACCCTGAAAAAGATATTAATCTTTACATCAATTCTCCTGGAGGTGTCATCACAAGTGCATTCAGTATTTATGACACGATGAATTATATCCGCCCCGACATTTGCACAATCTGTATCGGACAAGCCGCTTCAGCAGGTGCTTTTCTTTTAAGTTGTGGGACAAAAGGCAAAAGATATTCATTGCCTCACTCTAGGATTATGATCCATCAACCTCTAGGAGGGGCTCAAGGGCAAGCCACAGATATTGAAATTCAAGCCAAAGAAATCTTACGTCTTAAAAGTATTTTGAATGAAATTATGGCTAAAAATACTTCTCAGACACTCAAAAAAATCTCTCAAGATACCGAAAGAGATTTTTTTATGAGCGCACAAGAAGCCAAAGAATATGGTATTATTGATAAAGTTCTTGAAAAAAGTCTAAAATGA